Within the Pseudomonas guangdongensis genome, the region TTCGAGAATGATGTCGTCGACTTCCAGGTTGCAGCGCCGCACGCACTTCTCGATGTTCTGCGCCGCATTCACCGCGCAGGTGACCACATGCACCTTGGCCTCCAGGCGCACGCCGGACATGCCCAGCGGCTCGCGTACGCCGCCCTGGTTGTCGATCGCGTAGTCCTGGGCCAGGGTGTGCAGCACCCGCTGGTCGGCGGGAATCGCCACCGCCTGGGCGGCATCCAGCACCCGCTCGATGTCCGCGGGGCTGACCTCGCGCTCGCGGATGGCGACGATGCCATGGGAGTTGAGGCTGCGGATGTGGCTGCCGGCCACCCCGACGAACGCCGAGTGGATGCGGCAGCCGGCCATCTGCTGCGCCTCGTCGATGGCATGCTGGATGGCCTGCACGGTGGACTCGATGTTGACCACCACCCCCTTCTTCAGGCCGCGGGACGGATGGGTACCGATCCCGACCACTTCCAGCTGACCGTCCGCCGCCACCTCGCCGACCAGCGCCACCACCTTGGAGGTGCCGATATCCAGGCCAACGATCATCTTGCCGCTCTGCACGCTTGCCATGATCCCAGTTCTCTCCTCAATTCACTGCCCGGCCGCGGGAGTTGTCCCGCCGGCCGCTGCCGCGGGCGACTCGCGCCACGCCACGGCCAGGCCGTTGGGGTAGCGCAGGTCGACGCGCGCGATATTCGCTATGTGCTCTTTCAGGGCCGCATCGTAGACGCTGACGAAGCGGCGCATCTTGTCCACTACATGATCACGCCCGAGCAGCAGCTCGAAGCCCTGCCCGGTCGTGAGATACCAACTGCCGCGCTCGCGCATTTCCAGGCTCGCCACGGTGAAATCCAGCGGCCGCAGCAGCTGGCTGAACATCTGGTACTGCTGCATCACGCGCTGCTGGGCGCGCTGCGGCCCCCACAGCTTGGGCAGGTGCTCGTAACCGGCGACCTGCCCAGGCGCGAAGGCCTGGCCCTGGTTGTTGAGCAGCGCCTGATCGCCCCAGCGCGCCACCGGCAGCTGCTCGTCGAGATGGACGATCAACTGGTCCGGCCACACCTTGCGCACATGCGCCTCGGCGATCCACGGCATGGCTTCCAGCTCGCTGCGCATCGCCGCCAGGTCGACGCCG harbors:
- a CDS encoding cell division protein FtsQ/DivIB; its protein translation is MILLLHHQRPTPGGLRKPSPRGASRLVVREPLRKRLPRPSLSGFLRLFWPLLLAGLGYAAFELGGRLKPYADQPIGRVSVEGDLHYVSRAEVQQRIAPLIQTTFFGVDLAAMRSELEAMPWIAEAHVRKVWPDQLIVHLDEQLPVARWGDQALLNNQGQAFAPGQVAGYEHLPKLWGPQRAQQRVMQQYQMFSQLLRPLDFTVASLEMRERGSWYLTTGQGFELLLGRDHVVDKMRRFVSVYDAALKEHIANIARVDLRYPNGLAVAWRESPAAAAGGTTPAAGQ